A single Alosa sapidissima isolate fAloSap1 chromosome 17, fAloSap1.pri, whole genome shotgun sequence DNA region contains:
- the maf1b gene encoding MAF1 homolog, negative regulator of RNA polymerase III b, translated as MKLLENSSFEALSSQLCVETGDSNILGRIESYSCKMAGDDKHMFKQFCLEGEPHVLEALSPPQSSSAPSPNLLGKSSEDGENPLSDKCCRKTLFYLITTLNESFRPDYDFTAARAHEFSREPSLNWVVNTVNSSLFSAVGEEFNSLGPELWNAIDQEITLQGCDIYSYNPDLDSDPFGEEGSLWSFNYFFYNKKLKRIVFFTCRSVSVLSGYGRGCLDNELDMELDDEEEMDGFTEDRFPRALCV; from the exons ATGAAGCTGTTGGAAAACTCCAGTTTTGAAGCACTGAGCTCTCAGCTGTGTGTTGAAACAGGAGACTCAAACATCCTTGGCAG gatTGAGAGTTACTCCTGTAAGATGGCCGGCGATGACAAGCACATGTTCAAGCAGTTCTGCCTGGAAGGAGAGCCCCATGTGCTGGAGGCCCTGTCCCCCCCACAGTCCAGCAGTGCCCCCAGCCCAAACCT GCTGGGGAAGAGCAGTGAGGATGGGGAGAACCCTCTGAGTGACAAGTGCTGCAGGAAGACTCTGTTCTACCTCATCACGACCCTGAACGAGTCCTTCCGGCCAGACTACGACTTCACTGCCGCCCGGGCCCATGAGTTCAGCCGGGAGCCCAGCCTCAATTGG GTGGTGAACACTGTGAACAGCAGCCTGTTCTCAGCTGTTGGAGAGGAGTTCAACTCCCTGGGACCTGAGCTGTGGAATGCCATCGACCAAGAAATCACCCTGCAAGGATGTGACATTTATAG TTACAACCCTGACCTGGACTCTGACCCCTTTGGAGAAGAAGGCAGCCTCTGGTCTTTCAACTACTTCTTCTACAACAAAAAGCTGAAGCGCATTGTGTTCTTCACCTGCCGCTCAGTGAG TGTCCTCAGTGGTTATGGCCGCGGTTGCCTTGACAATGAGCTGGACATGGAGCTAGAcgatgaggaggagatggatgGTTTCACAGAGGACAG GTTTCccagagctctgtgtgtgtaa